The nucleotide sequence TAGAAGTAATGCTTCACTCGGTTGCTGAGGGAATACAATGGTTTTCTGAAAATGAGCATCCAGATCTAATATTTTTGGATATTCAGCTTAGTGACGGATTATCTTTTGAAATTTTTGAAGCCGTAAAGGTAAAAAGTGCTATTATTTTTACTACGGCTTACGATGAATATGCGCTTAAAGCTTTTAAACTTAATAGTGTAGACTATTTATTGAAACCGATTGATGATGAAGAGTTAGATGAAGCGATCGAGAAATTTGAAGAAACCTACCAATCGAAATCGATAAAACTAAATGTAGATGATTTTAGAAGTTTGCTTAGCTTTTCTTCCTCTGAAAATTATAAATCCAGATTCACCATTCAGGTTGGGCAGCATCTAAAAATTATTGATGTTGAAGACATTGTATGTTTTTATTCTGAAAATAAAGCAACCTACATTCATAATAGTGAAGGAAGAGGATATTTGATGGATGTTTCTTTAGAGCAGCTTGAAAAGGAACTCGATCCTAAAAAGTTTTTTAGAATTAACAGAAAGTGTATTGTTCATATTAAAGCTATTAAAGATATAATTTCTTACACAAATTCTAGATTAGAACTGAAGCTTACGAACTTCAATGAATTTCAGATCATTGTGAGTAGGGAACGCGTTAAAGATTTCAAGAATTGGATATCTTAAAAAAACAGGCTTAAATGTTAAAAATCAAACTTTTAAAAACCGCGATGGCTTTTTCTACGTAAATATAAATGAGAAGCAAAGTGAGAAATGCTTCTCAGGCTTGAATCATTTTTTTTTGGTCGAATTTTTGATTTAAGTTTTGATTTTTTTTGGTTGGTTAGAGTGAAAGGCTTGCTTCGGCAAGCCTTTCAGTTTGTCTGAAAATTGAATGATAAACACCTATGAAAAAAGCCCGGCGATTGCCGGGCTTTTTAATTTTATAATATTAAATACATTTTAAGGTGCAGCAACTGTACCTAAAACATATAATTGATCCATCGTTGGCGTTTCACTACCACCTTCTGGCTCTAGCGTGATACCAAAGGCTTCAGATTGATTCGCATTTTCCAGACTGAAGATTTTATTTTCATCTCCAGCAAAATCATCCAATAATCCTAAGCTAGTAGGAGTGAGCGGTTGCATTGTTAAAGACCAAACCTGATAAACCTGACCTCTTGGTGGTTCTGGTAAACCTTTAGCATCAATATATGCAGTATCATCTATATCATTCCAATAAACCGTTGCGTAAGCCTCAGAAAAACCTTCCTGACCTTGCAATGGTATTCTGGAGATATTATTATCTCTTATTGCTGCTAAAATTTGTTTGGTATTTTCAGCTTCGTCACGTATATCTGCGATTTGCTGCTCGATAATACTATTTTTCGTTTCAGCTTCAGTTAAAGATCTTCTAAGTTCACTATTCTGTTGGAATAAAAAGAATAACCCTATCAAGAATACTAAACTTGCAGCCCATCCTATATAACTAACCCATCTTGTGCGCTGGCTACTTTCAGGACTTAATTGCCTTACAGGAGTACGGGAAGATAATTTAGATTTTAATGTCGACAATAGCGCTTCCGGATTGTATGGAGCAATACCGGCGGCTAGTTTTTGAAGCGCATCTTCAATTTCTTCAACTTCTTTTTCTACTTCAGGATATTCTCTAAGTACAGCAGTTACTTCGCGACTTTCTTTGTCACTAAGTGCACCGTAAACATAAAGTTCCAGAATTCCAGATGATATGTATTCTTCGATCTCAGCCATTAGTTTCCTACAATTTCTCTTAATTTATTTATACAGGCTCTATTTCTGGTTTTTACAGTTCCCAGAGGCATTTCCAATTCTTCAGCGGTTTCTTTTTGAGTATATCCTTTGAAGAATAATAGGTCGATTAATTTTTTACAAACTGGCTTTAGAACTTCAATATATTTTTTCAATCCTATAGCGTCTATAGTAGAACTAAAATTAGTTTTTGATTCTAATATATTTACGAAATTATCTGCAGCTAGGTTTTGTCGTTTATTTTTAAAGCTTTTAGATCGTATTTTATCAATAGATGCATTTCTGGCAATATTGAGTACCCAAGTGAAAAAACGGCCTTTACTAGAATCGTAAGACGATGCATTTTCCCATATTTTCATAAAAACATCCTGTAACACTTCTTCGGCGATATCTTTTTCACCAATTATACTAAAGATAATTCCATAAGTACTTTCTGAGTAGAGCTGGTAAATACGCTCAAAGGCTTTTTGATTCCCTTTTTGTAACTCAAGAATAAGTTCATCCTGCTGCATAAATCTGAATGTGGTTAGTTTCTTTAAAAATATATAAAAAAATAAAAGCAGCTAAATGAATAGCTGCTTTTATTTAAAATATTATAGTATTTCTACTAAAATTATTTCATTTCAATAACTCCACATCCTACACGAGTACCAGCGGCACCTGATGGTTGAGAAGTGAAATCGTCTACACCATCATGTACGATGATTGCTTTTCCAAGAATATCTTTAGTGTCATCTCCACATCCTATACACCACTCGTCTGTAGTTACAGTGATTGTACCTTTTCCGCTAGAATCTACTTCAAAGTTTCCAATATCTCCTTTATGGTATCCTTCTTCAGATCCCCATTTACCGTGAGGCTCGTTAGTAGGATTCCAGTGTCCACCAGCTGAAGTTCCATCTGCAGCAGAACAGTCTGCTTTTTGGTGAATATGGATTGCATGTTTACCTTCAGAAAGTCCCATGATAGTTGCTTCCATAGTTACTTCACCGTTTTCTTCAGTAAAAGTTACTTCTCCAGAAAGATTGCTATCACTCTTAGGTTCTAAGGTTACCATAACTTCTTTTTTCTCAGAAGATTCGGCATCCATATCTTCGTCCATTTCAGAAGTCATTTCTGTGTTTTGATCATCTACTTCTGCTTCTTCGTTATCTTTTTTTTCGTTTTTACAACTAGTAATAAAAAGTGAAGCGCAGAATAGTAGCGATAAGCTAATACGTTTCATAATAATGATTGGTTTTGTGATTATAGGTACTAAAGTACTTTGAATATAGTGCTTTCGCAAAGATTTAAGTATAGCTTAACATTGCGAAGTTTCAGTATTCGCGTGCTTTCAGCAATAGTTCAGCTAATTAAGGACTTCAGAAAAATATTAATTATCTATAAAATTATTTTTTTCTCTAATTAGTCCAATCGCTTAATTTTAATATTTCTAAACCAAACTTCATTTCCGTGATCTTGCAAAGCGATGTGGCCTGATTTTGCTTTTCCAAATTGTTCCCAATCTGCAAATTTAGAATTTGCAACCAACTCTTCCCAGCCATCGCCATCAACCTGAAATTCGACGATTTTCACACCATTCTGCATAACAGAACCCTTATTTGATTTGTGATCTATTTTTAGAATGATGCTGTTCCATTCTCCAACTGGTTTCGTTGTATTTTCAGAAGGTGCTATCATGTCGTAAAGTGCACCGGCATGGCGCTTAGGGCCATTTTTTCCGTCGGGATGTTTCTCATTGTCTAAAACCTGAATTTCCGGACCGGTTAAATAGGGCTCATCCAGTTCTTTATCCTCTATGACAGCCCACATGAAACCACTATTCCCAGCCTCTGAAATTTTCCATTCCATAGAAAGCTCAAAATCGGTATATTTTTCTTTAGTTATTAGATTCTCAGTTTGATTGCGTCCTTCTTTCGGAAGTAGATGAAACGTTGCATCATTGCTTGTCCATTGCGTGATAGAATCGCGATTATAGGCTTTCCAATGGTCATTGATATTACTCGTGCTTAAATCAATCCAATCTTCTGCAGGTTTTTCAATTTCGGCAGTTGATTCTTCATTAGCCACTTTTTCAGATTTATCTGATTCAGAATTTTTACAACTAACTATTGTAAAAGCACTTGCTATAAGCGCTATTCCTAGTTTCTTCATTTTTCTTAGCTAAGGTTGAGACTTACTTAATCCCTAAAATTGTTTTAAGATGATTTTCATCAATTTCGGAACCTGCAAAATCATCAAATTTTTTCTGTGTAGCTTCAATAATATGACTTTGAATAAAAGGAGCACCTTCTTTTGCACCTTGTTCTGGTGATTTAATGCAACATTCCCATTCCATTACTGCCCAAACATTACAACCATATTGCGTTAATTTAGAGAAAATAGTTTTAAAATCTACCTGTCCGTCACCAGGGTGACGATAACGACCGGCTCGATCTACCCAATTATTATAGCCTCCAAAACTTCCTTTTTTTCCCGTAGGATTAAATTCGGCATCTTTAACATGAAACATTTTAATAAATTCATGATAGTGATCGATATAGGTTAGATAATCCAGTTGTTGCAACACAAAATGACTAGGATCATATAATAAATTTGCGCGTTTATGATTATTGGTTTCGGCTAAAAACCGCTCAAAAGTGTCGCCATCGTGAAGGTCTTCTCCAGGATGAATCTCATAACAAAGATCAACTCCATTTTCATCAAAAACATCTAAAATAGGCAACCAGCGATTTGCCAGTTCTTTAAATCCTAATTCTACCAGACCATCTGGTCGTTGCGGCCATGGGTGAGCCGTATGCCATAGGAGGGAACCGCTGAACGTTCCATGCACATCCAAACCAAAATTTCTACTCGCTTTAGCAGCACTTTTTAACTGATCTATTGCCCAAGCCGTTCTCGCTTTTGGATTGTTCTTATAATCATCTGGCGCAAAATTATCGAACATGGTATCATAAGCAGGATGTACAGCTACTAATTGCCCCTGTAAATGGGTACAGAGTTCTGTAATTTCTAAACCATACGATGCGACCTTTCCTTTTAGTTCGTCACAATATGTTTTGCTCTCTCCTGCTTTTTTTA is from Zunongwangia endophytica and encodes:
- a CDS encoding LytR/AlgR family response regulator transcription factor, with protein sequence MKLVIVEDEKPAARRLNRLLNKKGLEVEVMLHSVAEGIQWFSENEHPDLIFLDIQLSDGLSFEIFEAVKVKSAIIFTTAYDEYALKAFKLNSVDYLLKPIDDEELDEAIEKFEETYQSKSIKLNVDDFRSLLSFSSSENYKSRFTIQVGQHLKIIDVEDIVCFYSENKATYIHNSEGRGYLMDVSLEQLEKELDPKKFFRINRKCIVHIKAIKDIISYTNSRLELKLTNFNEFQIIVSRERVKDFKNWIS
- a CDS encoding anti-sigma factor; amino-acid sequence: MAEIEEYISSGILELYVYGALSDKESREVTAVLREYPEVEKEVEEIEDALQKLAAGIAPYNPEALLSTLKSKLSSRTPVRQLSPESSQRTRWVSYIGWAASLVFLIGLFFLFQQNSELRRSLTEAETKNSIIEQQIADIRDEAENTKQILAAIRDNNISRIPLQGQEGFSEAYATVYWNDIDDTAYIDAKGLPEPPRGQVYQVWSLTMQPLTPTSLGLLDDFAGDENKIFSLENANQSEAFGITLEPEGGSETPTMDQLYVLGTVAAP
- a CDS encoding RNA polymerase sigma factor, whose protein sequence is MQQDELILELQKGNQKAFERIYQLYSESTYGIIFSIIGEKDIAEEVLQDVFMKIWENASSYDSSKGRFFTWVLNIARNASIDKIRSKSFKNKRQNLAADNFVNILESKTNFSSTIDAIGLKKYIEVLKPVCKKLIDLLFFKGYTQKETAEELEMPLGTVKTRNRACINKLREIVGN
- a CDS encoding superoxide dismutase family protein; amino-acid sequence: MKRISLSLLFCASLFITSCKNEKKDNEEAEVDDQNTEMTSEMDEDMDAESSEKKEVMVTLEPKSDSNLSGEVTFTEENGEVTMEATIMGLSEGKHAIHIHQKADCSAADGTSAGGHWNPTNEPHGKWGSEEGYHKGDIGNFEVDSSGKGTITVTTDEWCIGCGDDTKDILGKAIIVHDGVDDFTSQPSGAAGTRVGCGVIEMK
- a CDS encoding 3-keto-disaccharide hydrolase; its protein translation is MKKLGIALIASAFTIVSCKNSESDKSEKVANEESTAEIEKPAEDWIDLSTSNINDHWKAYNRDSITQWTSNDATFHLLPKEGRNQTENLITKEKYTDFELSMEWKISEAGNSGFMWAVIEDKELDEPYLTGPEIQVLDNEKHPDGKNGPKRHAGALYDMIAPSENTTKPVGEWNSIILKIDHKSNKGSVMQNGVKIVEFQVDGDGWEELVANSKFADWEQFGKAKSGHIALQDHGNEVWFRNIKIKRLD
- a CDS encoding sugar phosphate isomerase/epimerase family protein translates to MKTIKGPAVYLAQFMDSKAPFNSLDGLCQWAADLGYKGIQIPTWESALINLKKAGESKTYCDELKGKVASYGLEITELCTHLQGQLVAVHPAYDTMFDNFAPDDYKNNPKARTAWAIDQLKSAAKASRNFGLDVHGTFSGSLLWHTAHPWPQRPDGLVELGFKELANRWLPILDVFDENGVDLCYEIHPGEDLHDGDTFERFLAETNNHKRANLLYDPSHFVLQQLDYLTYIDHYHEFIKMFHVKDAEFNPTGKKGSFGGYNNWVDRAGRYRHPGDGQVDFKTIFSKLTQYGCNVWAVMEWECCIKSPEQGAKEGAPFIQSHIIEATQKKFDDFAGSEIDENHLKTILGIK